A genomic stretch from Candidatus Rokuibacteriota bacterium includes:
- a CDS encoding cytochrome c oxidase assembly protein → MAHVVPGPAGPPPLGPDGFDWTAWHPDLTVVAGVAALGGVYVAALRRGRAQGRRVKGVKVVSFFAGLAVLLGSLTGPLHDLSDHYLFSAHMVQHLLLVFAMPPLLLYGTPGWMLSPLLRHPLVLSLGRRLTRPSGAFASFNLVLVAWHLPPLYNLAMDHHGVHIVEHLMIMVVSVILWWPVMSPSHELPRAPYPVQMLYLFVVGLPMVVVSIFITMAGSVLYPYYAAAPRVWEALTPHTDQHLGGLIMWIPGGLVFLIAISVVFFRWQAAGGQDGAIAPLGASHGG, encoded by the coding sequence ATGGCGCACGTAGTGCCCGGGCCCGCGGGGCCGCCGCCCCTCGGGCCCGACGGCTTTGACTGGACCGCGTGGCACCCCGATCTCACCGTCGTCGCGGGCGTCGCGGCGCTCGGCGGCGTGTACGTAGCCGCGCTCCGCCGGGGGCGCGCCCAGGGCCGGCGCGTGAAGGGCGTCAAGGTGGTCTCCTTCTTCGCGGGGCTCGCGGTGCTGCTGGGCTCGCTGACCGGGCCGCTCCACGATCTCTCGGACCACTACCTCTTCAGCGCCCACATGGTCCAGCACCTCCTGCTGGTTTTCGCCATGCCGCCGCTCCTGCTCTACGGCACGCCGGGCTGGATGCTCTCGCCGCTCCTGCGCCACCCGCTCGTGCTGAGCCTCGGGCGCCGCCTGACGCGGCCCTCGGGGGCGTTCGCGAGCTTCAACCTCGTGCTCGTGGCCTGGCACCTGCCGCCGCTCTACAACCTGGCGATGGATCACCACGGCGTGCACATCGTCGAGCACCTCATGATCATGGTCGTATCGGTCATCCTGTGGTGGCCGGTGATGTCGCCCTCGCACGAGCTGCCGCGCGCGCCCTATCCCGTGCAGATGCTGTACCTGTTCGTGGTCGGCTTGCCCATGGTCGTCGTCTCGATCTTCATCACGATGGCCGGGAGCGTGCTCTACCCCTACTACGCTGCGGCGCCCCGGGTGTGGGAGGCGCTCACGCCGCACACCGACCAGCACCTGGGCGGCCTCATCATGTGGATCCCCGGGGGGCTCGTCTTCCTGATCGCGATCAGCGTCGTCTTCTTCCGCTGGCAGGCCGCCGGTGGCCAGGACGGCGCCATCGCCCCGCTCGGAGCCTCGCATGGCGGGTAG
- a CDS encoding SDR family oxidoreductase yields MRVLVTGGAGFIGSHLCDFLLGKGCEVVCMDNLLTGSLDNIAHIQDPRFVFVEYDVTNFISIKGAVDYVLHFASPASPIDYLELPIQTLKVGSLGTHRALGLAKARHAKFLLASTSEVYGDPLVHPQREDYWGNVNPVGPRGVYDEAKRFAEAMTMAYHRVHGLDTRIVRIFNTYGSRMRLTDGRAVPTFVRQALRNEPLTVFGDGSQTRSFTYVSDLVEGIWRLMQAPINDPVNIGNPREMTLLELAKHVIRAAGSTSEIVFRPLPTDDPKVRQPDIGRARRLLGWEPAVELEEGLARTLEWCRAMGRPA; encoded by the coding sequence GTGCGGGTCCTCGTCACGGGCGGCGCGGGGTTCATCGGCTCCCACCTCTGCGACTTCCTCCTGGGGAAGGGCTGCGAGGTGGTCTGCATGGACAACCTCCTGACGGGCTCGCTCGACAACATCGCCCACATCCAGGACCCGCGGTTCGTCTTCGTCGAGTACGACGTGACCAACTTCATCTCGATCAAGGGCGCCGTCGACTACGTGCTCCACTTCGCGAGCCCCGCCTCGCCCATCGACTACCTCGAGCTGCCCATCCAGACGCTCAAGGTCGGCTCGCTCGGCACCCACCGGGCCCTCGGGCTCGCGAAGGCCCGCCACGCCAAGTTCCTCCTCGCCTCGACGTCGGAGGTCTACGGCGACCCGCTGGTGCACCCGCAGCGCGAGGACTACTGGGGCAACGTCAACCCTGTGGGACCGCGCGGCGTCTACGACGAGGCGAAGCGCTTCGCCGAGGCCATGACGATGGCCTACCACCGCGTCCACGGGCTCGACACGCGCATCGTCCGCATCTTCAACACCTACGGCAGCCGCATGCGCCTCACGGACGGCCGGGCGGTGCCGACCTTCGTCCGCCAGGCGTTGCGCAACGAGCCACTGACCGTCTTCGGCGACGGCTCCCAGACGCGCTCCTTCACGTACGTCTCCGATCTCGTGGAGGGCATCTGGCGGCTCATGCAGGCGCCCATCAACGACCCGGTCAACATCGGCAACCCCCGCGAAATGACCCTCCTCGAGCTCGCGAAGCACGTCATCCGCGCCGCGGGCTCCACGAGCGAGATCGTCTTCCGCCCGCTGCCGACCGACGACCCGAAGGTCCGCCAGCCAGACATCGGCCGGGCGCGGCGGCTGCTCGGCTGGGAGCCGGCCGTCGAGCTCGAAGAGGGACTGGCCCGAACACTCGAATGGTGCCGCGCGATGGGGCGCCCCGCGTGA
- a CDS encoding cytochrome C oxidase subunit IV family protein — MDSSHAAPTAAHAPGGGHATVQTYIRVAVVLGLLTAIEIGALYVPGIPSHALVALLLVFSVFKFGLVVAFFMHLRYDNKLLTVLFVGPLIIAVTIILAIMALFGAYILLARG, encoded by the coding sequence ATGGATTCGAGCCACGCCGCTCCCACAGCAGCCCACGCCCCGGGCGGGGGCCATGCCACGGTCCAGACCTATATTCGGGTGGCCGTGGTGCTAGGCCTTCTCACCGCCATCGAGATCGGCGCGCTGTACGTGCCGGGCATCCCGAGCCACGCCCTGGTCGCGCTGCTCCTCGTCTTCTCCGTCTTCAAGTTCGGGCTGGTGGTCGCCTTCTTCATGCACCTGCGCTACGACAACAAGCTGCTGACCGTGCTCTTCGTCGGCCCACTCATCATCGCCGTCACCATCATCCTCGCCATCATGGCGCTCTTCGGCGCCTACATCCTGCTCGCGCGCGGGTAG
- the ctaD gene encoding cytochrome c oxidase subunit I, translating into MATHAAYMHGTKLSVGSVLWSWITTVDHKRIGQLYGVSAFFFFLVGGIEAVIMRLQLAQPDSTLVGAQRFNELFTMHGTTMVFLAIMPMSAAFFNYMIPLLIGARDVAFPRLNALSYWVFFSGALLLHLSFLAGTVPDAGWFGYANLTSAQFSPTHSIDFWMLGLQVLGISSLMAGFNFIVTIINMRAPGMTLMRMPLFVWMSFVVQFLVILAFPAITVALILLMFDRFFGTLFYAPAGGADPLLWQHLFWIFGHPEVYILILPAMGIVSEVLPTFSRKPLFGAPVVIYSGIMIGFLGFGVWSHHMFSVGMGPIADSAFSISTMLIAVPTGVKILNWIGTLWGGRIQFSSPLYFSLGFIAMFTLGGLSGVMHSSPPVDLQQTDSYFVVAHFHYVLFGGSIFGLFSGVYYWWPKIFGKLLDERLGKVHFWLMLIGFNVTFFPMHFLGLIGMPRRIYTYAPDLGWNFWNMVSTMGVFVIVLSFLVFIWNVIATTRSGAPAPADPWDGRTLEWTIPSPPPVYNFATEPVVHARDDFWVQKHGDGHGAPPRKGAPAAHVDTASIHMPPPSYWPILLAGALFVMFSGALVSIYQVVGGGLLTLYCMIRFMLEYHHQTDVGPPAGGPH; encoded by the coding sequence ATGGCGACACACGCGGCGTACATGCACGGCACGAAGTTGAGCGTCGGGAGCGTGCTCTGGTCCTGGATCACGACCGTGGACCACAAGCGCATCGGGCAGCTCTACGGCGTCTCGGCCTTCTTCTTCTTCCTGGTGGGAGGCATCGAGGCCGTGATCATGCGCCTGCAGCTGGCGCAACCCGACAGCACGCTGGTCGGCGCCCAGCGCTTCAACGAGCTGTTCACCATGCATGGGACTACCATGGTGTTCCTGGCGATCATGCCGATGAGCGCGGCTTTCTTCAACTACATGATCCCGCTCCTGATCGGGGCGCGGGATGTGGCCTTCCCCCGGCTGAACGCGCTCTCTTACTGGGTCTTCTTCTCGGGCGCCCTGCTGCTCCACCTGAGCTTCCTCGCGGGCACGGTGCCCGACGCCGGCTGGTTCGGCTACGCGAACCTGACCTCGGCCCAGTTCTCGCCCACGCACAGCATCGACTTCTGGATGCTGGGCCTGCAGGTGCTCGGTATCTCCTCGCTGATGGCCGGCTTCAATTTCATCGTGACCATCATCAACATGCGCGCCCCCGGCATGACGCTCATGCGGATGCCGCTGTTCGTCTGGATGAGCTTCGTGGTGCAGTTCCTGGTGATCCTGGCCTTCCCGGCCATCACGGTGGCGCTGATCCTCCTGATGTTCGATCGCTTCTTCGGCACGCTCTTCTACGCCCCGGCGGGCGGCGCCGACCCGCTGCTCTGGCAGCACCTCTTCTGGATCTTCGGCCACCCCGAGGTCTACATCCTGATCCTGCCCGCCATGGGCATCGTATCCGAGGTGCTGCCGACCTTCTCGCGCAAGCCGCTCTTCGGCGCCCCCGTGGTCATCTACTCGGGAATCATGATCGGCTTCTTGGGCTTCGGCGTGTGGAGCCACCACATGTTCTCCGTGGGCATGGGCCCGATCGCCGACTCGGCCTTCTCCATCTCGACCATGCTGATCGCGGTGCCGACGGGCGTGAAGATCCTGAACTGGATCGGCACGCTCTGGGGCGGCAGGATCCAGTTCTCGAGCCCGCTCTACTTCTCGCTGGGCTTCATCGCCATGTTCACCCTGGGCGGCCTATCGGGCGTCATGCACTCCTCCCCGCCGGTGGACCTGCAGCAGACCGATTCCTACTTCGTCGTCGCCCACTTCCACTACGTGCTCTTCGGCGGCTCGATCTTCGGGCTCTTCTCGGGCGTCTACTACTGGTGGCCGAAGATCTTCGGCAAGCTGCTCGACGAGCGGCTGGGCAAGGTGCACTTCTGGCTGATGCTGATCGGCTTCAACGTCACCTTTTTCCCGATGCACTTCCTGGGACTCATCGGCATGCCCCGGCGGATCTACACGTACGCGCCCGACCTCGGCTGGAACTTCTGGAACATGGTCTCGACGATGGGCGTGTTCGTGATCGTGCTCTCGTTCCTGGTCTTCATCTGGAACGTGATCGCGACCACGCGCTCGGGCGCCCCCGCCCCGGCGGACCCCTGGGACGGGCGCACGCTGGAATGGACCATCCCCTCGCCGCCGCCCGTGTACAACTTCGCCACCGAGCCCGTGGTCCACGCCCGCGACGACTTCTGGGTGCAGAAGCACGGCGACGGCCACGGCGCCCCGCCCCGGAAGGGCGCGCCGGCGGCCCACGTGGACACGGCGTCCATCCACATGCCTCCGCCGTCCTACTGGCCCATCCTCCTGGCGGGCGCCCTCTTCGTGATGTTCTCGGGCGCCCTCGTGAGCATCTACCAGGTGGTCGGGGGCGGCCTCTTGACGCTCTACTGCATGATCCGGTTCATGCTCGAGTACCATCATCAAACGGATGTGGGGCCGCCCGCGGGAGGGCCCCATTGA
- a CDS encoding cytochrome c oxidase subunit 3 translates to MAAEHTAVAHDPNIGCTGLDHRKMGMWAFLGSECMFFGSLIGTYLAYKGKSINGPGPHEILNIPLTSLSAFVLLMSSLLMVLALAAVQRNDMKWGKIWLFMTAVLGAGFVGFQIFEFTHFVHLGLTLQTNLFGSTFFVLTGFHGAHVTGGVIWLLSLWVLALRGKLGAQDSLKVEICGLYWHFVDIVWIAIFTLIYLIP, encoded by the coding sequence ATGGCCGCGGAGCACACCGCCGTCGCGCACGACCCGAACATCGGCTGCACCGGGCTCGACCATCGCAAGATGGGGATGTGGGCCTTCCTCGGCTCCGAGTGCATGTTCTTCGGCTCGCTGATCGGCACGTACCTCGCCTACAAGGGCAAGAGCATCAACGGGCCGGGCCCCCACGAGATCCTGAACATCCCGCTGACGTCGCTCAGCGCCTTCGTCCTACTCATGTCGTCCCTGCTGATGGTGCTGGCGCTGGCCGCTGTCCAGCGCAACGACATGAAGTGGGGCAAGATCTGGCTCTTCATGACGGCGGTGTTAGGCGCGGGCTTCGTCGGCTTCCAGATCTTCGAGTTCACGCACTTCGTCCACCTGGGCCTGACGCTCCAGACGAACCTCTTCGGCTCCACCTTCTTCGTGCTGACGGGCTTCCACGGCGCCCACGTCACGGGCGGCGTCATCTGGCTCCTCTCGCTCTGGGTGCTGGCGCTGCGCGGCAAGCTCGGGGCGCAGGACTCGCTCAAGGTCGAGATCTGCGGCCTGTACTGGCACTTCGTGGACATCGTCTGGATCGCCATCTTCACCCTCATCTACCTGATCCCGTAG
- the coxB gene encoding cytochrome c oxidase subunit II, with protein MRKSLLSRIPAALLLLAVALLLSSCGWSMWDSPMTTVRPKSGFGRVTHEIFMLISWWTLGIGIAVEAGLLWVCFRYRERPGAPIPKQVHGHTVLEVSWTIVFALILLIFAIPTISAIFKTQEAPAATALRVDVGGRQWWWEFKYPDLKVVTANELHLPAGQTVALNLHAPDVIHSFWAPRLGGKRDVVPGRVNRITLAPDEPGEYPGQCAEYCGMSHANMRFRVIVHTKADFEKWVAAQQRPPVQPTDPLAQKGQDLFSQSACVGCHTIAGISGGVLGPNLTHFGSRKTMGANLMVNTPENLARWIENPGHMKPGVLMPDLGMRGEQSKALAAYLLSLK; from the coding sequence ATGCGCAAGAGCCTCCTCTCCCGCATCCCCGCGGCGCTCCTGCTGCTGGCCGTGGCACTGCTGCTCTCCTCGTGCGGCTGGTCGATGTGGGACTCGCCCATGACCACGGTGAGGCCGAAGTCGGGGTTCGGCCGGGTCACGCACGAGATCTTCATGCTGATCTCGTGGTGGACGCTCGGCATCGGCATCGCCGTCGAGGCCGGGCTCCTGTGGGTCTGCTTCCGCTACCGCGAGAGGCCCGGCGCGCCCATCCCGAAGCAGGTCCACGGCCACACGGTCCTCGAGGTCTCCTGGACGATCGTCTTCGCGCTGATCCTGCTCATCTTCGCCATCCCGACGATCTCCGCGATCTTCAAGACCCAGGAGGCGCCGGCGGCGACGGCGCTGCGGGTGGACGTCGGCGGGCGGCAGTGGTGGTGGGAGTTCAAGTACCCCGACCTCAAGGTGGTCACGGCCAACGAGCTGCACCTCCCGGCGGGCCAGACGGTCGCCCTCAACCTCCACGCTCCCGACGTCATCCACTCCTTCTGGGCGCCCCGGCTGGGCGGCAAGCGGGACGTGGTGCCGGGCCGCGTCAACCGCATCACGCTGGCGCCCGACGAGCCCGGCGAGTACCCGGGCCAGTGCGCCGAGTACTGCGGCATGTCGCACGCCAACATGCGCTTCCGCGTCATCGTGCACACCAAGGCCGACTTCGAGAAGTGGGTGGCGGCCCAGCAGAGGCCGCCCGTCCAGCCCACGGATCCCCTCGCGCAGAAGGGCCAGGATCTCTTCAGCCAGTCCGCCTGCGTGGGCTGCCACACGATCGCGGGCATCTCGGGCGGCGTGCTGGGGCCCAACCTGACGCACTTCGGCAGCCGGAAGACCATGGGCGCCAACCTGATGGTGAACACGCCGGAGAACCTGGCCAGGTGGATCGAGAACCCGGGCCACATGAAGCCGGGCGTGCTGATGCCGGACCTGGGCATGCGGGGCGAGCAGTCCAAGGCGCTCGCCGCCTATCTCCTGAGCCTGAAATAA
- a CDS encoding COX15/CtaA family protein, with translation MAGSPPRACPPRAWAWAAIVALSLLMTMGNIVSATGSGLACPDWPLCHGRLLPPAQTEVLIEFSHRLKAIPFTLLLLVTVVLTWRRTTARAPRRLSLILVALLAAQIGLGGVTVLFKLPDLVSTAHLVNALLILAGLIILAEGTRAHPPVPARLKRLAMAGLAALLLQLALGGYVRHAGAGLACPDFPLCSGSLLPHHWESGVHWTHRWLGVVFLGLFVHLALTARRTALARPAAAAAVLAVLQVALGIMAVLGGPAVPLRAAHAVVAYALWGVLVWLSAHAEGWIAVARGAEAPTREIIGGVARAS, from the coding sequence ATGGCGGGTAGCCCGCCGCGCGCCTGCCCGCCGCGCGCCTGGGCGTGGGCGGCTATCGTCGCCCTCTCCCTGCTCATGACCATGGGCAACATCGTGAGCGCCACCGGCTCCGGCCTCGCTTGCCCCGACTGGCCGCTCTGCCACGGGCGCCTCCTGCCGCCCGCGCAAACTGAGGTCCTGATCGAGTTCAGCCACCGGCTCAAGGCCATCCCGTTCACCCTGCTGCTGCTCGTGACCGTGGTCCTGACGTGGCGGCGCACGACGGCGCGCGCGCCGCGACGCTTGAGCCTCATCCTGGTCGCCCTCCTCGCGGCACAGATCGGCCTGGGCGGCGTAACGGTGCTTTTCAAGCTGCCTGATCTCGTGAGCACCGCCCACCTCGTGAACGCGCTCCTGATCCTCGCCGGGCTCATCATCCTGGCCGAGGGCACGCGGGCGCACCCCCCGGTGCCGGCGCGGCTCAAGCGGCTGGCCATGGCCGGCCTGGCGGCGCTCCTCCTCCAGCTGGCGCTCGGCGGATACGTGCGCCACGCGGGGGCGGGGCTCGCCTGCCCCGACTTCCCGCTCTGCAGCGGCAGCCTCCTGCCGCACCACTGGGAGAGCGGGGTTCACTGGACCCACCGGTGGCTCGGAGTGGTGTTCCTCGGGCTCTTCGTCCACCTCGCGCTGACGGCGCGGCGTACGGCGCTGGCAAGGCCCGCGGCGGCGGCGGCGGTGCTCGCCGTCCTGCAGGTGGCGCTGGGGATCATGGCCGTGCTCGGAGGGCCGGCCGTGCCGCTCCGTGCGGCGCACGCCGTGGTCGCCTACGCGCTGTGGGGAGTGCTCGTCTGGCTCTCGGCTCACGCCGAGGGGTGGATTGCCGTCGCGCGGGGCGCGGAAGCCCCGACGCGCGAGATCATCGGCGGGGTCGCCCGTGCCTCCTAG
- a CDS encoding UDP-glucose/GDP-mannose dehydrogenase family protein produces the protein MNICVVGTGYVGLVTGAVFADLGNDVVCVDNDRAKIDALKAGRMPIYEPGLEEMVARNVEDRRLSFTTDLGAGIRHGDVIFISVGTPPKDSGETDLSHVEAVAAEIGRSMDRYKVVVNKSTAPVGTGELVREVIGRHQPRPVEFDVVSNPEFLREGSAIEDTLRPDRIVIGAPSQQVAMTLVELYAPLERPMIITDLPSAEVIKYASNAFLAAKISFINAIANICEAAGADVTQVMKGMGLDPRIGGAFLQAGLGYGGSCFPKDVDSLIHTAGRLGYDFKLLRSIVEINRERAAHLVETVAKALGPLDDTTIAVLGLAFKPNTDDMREAKSVEVVQLLHAAGARIRAYDPAAMDNARRLLPAGVTFSASPYEAAEGAHAVVLVTEWNEFKYLNLERLRGLLKRPVIFDGRNLWEPERMRRLGFEYYSVGRKPVLPA, from the coding sequence ATGAACATCTGCGTCGTCGGCACAGGGTATGTCGGGCTCGTCACCGGGGCGGTCTTCGCCGACCTGGGCAACGACGTGGTCTGCGTGGACAACGACCGCGCCAAGATCGACGCCCTCAAGGCCGGGCGCATGCCCATCTACGAGCCGGGCCTCGAGGAGATGGTCGCGCGCAACGTGGAGGACCGGCGGCTCTCGTTCACCACGGACCTGGGCGCGGGCATCCGCCATGGGGACGTGATCTTCATCTCCGTCGGCACGCCGCCCAAGGACAGCGGCGAGACCGACCTCTCGCACGTCGAGGCGGTCGCGGCCGAGATCGGCCGCTCGATGGACCGCTACAAGGTGGTCGTCAACAAGTCCACGGCCCCGGTCGGCACGGGCGAGCTCGTCCGCGAGGTCATCGGGCGCCACCAGCCGCGCCCGGTCGAGTTCGACGTCGTGTCGAACCCCGAGTTCCTGCGCGAGGGCTCGGCCATCGAGGACACGCTCCGCCCGGATCGCATCGTGATCGGCGCGCCCTCCCAGCAGGTGGCGATGACGCTCGTCGAGCTCTACGCGCCGCTCGAGCGACCCATGATCATCACCGACCTGCCGTCGGCGGAGGTCATCAAGTACGCGTCCAATGCCTTCCTCGCCGCCAAGATCTCCTTCATCAACGCCATCGCCAACATCTGCGAGGCGGCCGGCGCCGACGTGACGCAGGTCATGAAGGGCATGGGGCTCGACCCGCGCATCGGCGGGGCGTTCCTCCAGGCGGGGCTGGGCTACGGCGGCTCCTGCTTCCCCAAGGACGTGGACTCGCTCATCCACACGGCCGGCCGCCTCGGCTACGACTTCAAGCTCCTCCGCTCGATCGTGGAGATCAACCGCGAGCGCGCCGCGCATCTCGTCGAGACCGTCGCCAAGGCCCTGGGCCCGCTGGACGACACGACGATTGCGGTGCTGGGCCTCGCCTTCAAGCCGAACACCGACGACATGCGCGAGGCCAAGAGCGTGGAGGTCGTCCAGCTCCTGCACGCGGCCGGCGCCAGGATCCGCGCCTACGACCCGGCGGCCATGGACAACGCCAGGCGGCTCCTGCCGGCCGGCGTCACCTTCAGCGCCTCGCCCTACGAGGCGGCCGAGGGCGCGCACGCGGTCGTGCTGGTGACGGAGTGGAACGAGTTCAAGTACCTCAACCTCGAGCGGCTGCGCGGCCTGCTCAAGCGCCCCGTGATCTTCGACGGGCGCAACCTCTGGGAGCCGGAGCGGATGCGGCGCCTCGGCTTCGAGTACTACTCGGTCGGACGGAAACCCGTCCTGCCGGCCTGA
- the cyoE gene encoding heme o synthase, which translates to MPPRALSPTARAWAATGLGERVGAYAELSKFGIVLLVLVSAAAGFMLRAPLGADFPWAHGLVVLAGVMLLSSGASALNQVQERDKDALMARTANRPLPSGRLSHAQGLAFAALATVGGAVVLWLGIGRTAGVLGIIAAVFYNGVYTPWLKPTSPFAAVPGAIPGSIPPVIGWVAAGGSLTDAGAIILFGILFLWQMPHFWALALRYRADYASGGFPMVSEVVGVEGTARLILLYASGLTAWSLAAPTFGVGGPVTFVIAALLGGRLMWLAVKFAREPHDQRGWLKLFLFSNFYLLLLFAGMVAERLLLRLF; encoded by the coding sequence GTGCCTCCTAGGGCTTTAAGCCCGACCGCCCGCGCGTGGGCGGCCACGGGCCTCGGCGAGCGCGTCGGCGCCTACGCGGAGCTGTCCAAGTTCGGCATCGTGCTGCTCGTGCTGGTCTCGGCGGCGGCCGGCTTCATGCTGCGCGCGCCGCTCGGCGCCGACTTCCCCTGGGCGCACGGCCTGGTCGTGCTGGCGGGCGTGATGCTGCTCTCCTCGGGCGCGTCGGCCCTCAACCAGGTGCAGGAGCGAGACAAGGACGCGCTGATGGCGCGGACGGCGAACCGTCCCCTGCCCTCGGGGCGTCTCTCGCACGCCCAGGGCCTCGCCTTCGCCGCCCTTGCCACGGTCGGGGGCGCGGTCGTGCTGTGGCTCGGCATCGGCCGCACCGCGGGCGTGCTCGGGATCATTGCGGCGGTTTTCTACAACGGGGTCTACACGCCGTGGCTCAAGCCGACTTCGCCCTTCGCCGCCGTGCCGGGCGCCATCCCCGGCTCGATCCCGCCCGTCATCGGCTGGGTGGCGGCCGGCGGCAGTCTCACGGACGCCGGCGCCATCATCCTCTTCGGCATCCTCTTCCTCTGGCAGATGCCCCACTTCTGGGCGCTGGCGCTCCGCTACCGCGCCGACTACGCCTCGGGCGGCTTCCCCATGGTCAGCGAGGTGGTGGGCGTCGAAGGCACGGCGCGGCTCATCCTGCTCTACGCCTCGGGGCTGACCGCGTGGTCTCTTGCGGCGCCGACCTTCGGCGTCGGCGGGCCGGTAACCTTCGTGATCGCGGCGCTGCTCGGCGGGCGGCTCATGTGGCTCGCCGTCAAGTTCGCCCGCGAGCCCCACGACCAGCGAGGCTGGCTCAAGCTCTTCCTCTTCTCGAACTTCTACCTCCTGTTGCTTTTCGCCGGGATGGTCGCCGAGCGCCTCCTGCTGCGCCTCTTCTGA
- a CDS encoding Zn-dependent hydrolase, producing MAAPLAISLPRLRTHLEALSRFGRNPDGRGITRSCWSPAHEEARAWLLGRMKEAGLSTWVDEAGNTFGRLGNGGPSVITGSHIDTVPNGGPLDGALGVLAGLECLQAIHESGVRTRLPLMVAAWSDEEGRYAGLFGSSAFAGKLDAKQIPRLRAADGERLVDAMARAGFNAYDAPKARCNPKTLSAYVELHIEQGPHLEAAKIPIGVVEGIVGNRRSWVTFRGQADHAGTTPMAWRRDAFMAAAEYALRARRLIITKGSGRSVTNFGRVEVGPGVSNIVPDRCVLLHEMRELDPRVLARLERQCLALARSVAKKWKLKVTVDPISKSQPARCAPRVMRAVEAAAAGLKLKVKRMPSGAGHDAQNLALVTDSGMLFIPSQGGRSHRPDETSDWRAIERGANTLLYTLLELAG from the coding sequence ATGGCCGCCCCGCTCGCGATCTCCCTGCCGCGCCTCAGGACCCATCTCGAAGCCCTCTCGCGCTTCGGGCGCAACCCCGACGGCCGGGGCATTACGCGCTCCTGCTGGAGCCCGGCGCACGAGGAGGCCCGCGCCTGGCTGCTGGGGCGGATGAAGGAGGCCGGGCTCAGCACCTGGGTGGACGAGGCGGGCAACACCTTCGGCCGTCTCGGCAACGGCGGTCCGTCGGTCATCACGGGCTCGCACATCGACACGGTGCCCAACGGCGGCCCGCTCGACGGGGCGCTGGGCGTCCTCGCCGGCCTCGAGTGCCTCCAGGCCATCCACGAGTCGGGCGTGCGCACGCGGCTGCCGCTCATGGTCGCCGCGTGGAGCGACGAGGAGGGGCGCTACGCGGGGCTCTTCGGCTCGAGCGCCTTCGCCGGCAAGCTCGACGCCAAGCAGATCCCGCGCCTCCGTGCCGCTGACGGCGAACGGCTCGTGGACGCCATGGCGCGGGCGGGCTTCAACGCCTACGACGCTCCCAAGGCGCGCTGCAACCCCAAAACGCTCTCGGCCTATGTCGAGCTGCACATCGAGCAGGGTCCGCACCTCGAGGCGGCGAAGATCCCCATCGGCGTCGTCGAGGGTATCGTGGGCAACCGCCGAAGCTGGGTGACCTTCAGGGGCCAGGCCGACCACGCCGGCACCACACCCATGGCCTGGCGCCGGGACGCCTTCATGGCGGCGGCCGAGTATGCCCTGCGCGCGCGGCGGCTGATCATCACGAAGGGCAGCGGCCGCAGCGTCACCAACTTCGGTCGGGTCGAGGTCGGCCCGGGCGTCTCCAACATCGTGCCGGACCGCTGTGTCCTCCTCCACGAGATGCGCGAGCTCGACCCGAGGGTGCTGGCCCGCCTCGAGCGCCAGTGTCTGGCCCTCGCCAGGAGCGTCGCGAAGAAGTGGAAGCTCAAGGTGACGGTCGACCCGATCTCGAAGAGCCAACCCGCGCGCTGCGCGCCGCGCGTGATGCGGGCCGTGGAGGCCGCTGCGGCCGGGCTCAAGCTCAAGGTCAAGCGGATGCCCTCCGGCGCGGGCCACGACGCCCAGAATCTCGCCCTCGTGACGGACTCGGGCATGCTCTTCATCCCCTCGCAGGGCGGGCGCAGCCACCGCCCAGACGAGACGAGCGACTGGCGGGCCATCGAGCGGGGCGCCAACACGCTCCTGTACACCCTGCTCGAACTGGCCGGCTAA